TCCCACCAGATTTAACTCTGATGACTCTTGCACGAACCCATCCTAAAGCTGCTGATTCGAGGACTTTAACTACGTCCCCAGGTTGAAGATCTAACTCCATTTTATGAAAAAATGATTTACATAATGTTGATCAAACGCGTCGTGGAGGACTTGAACCCCCGACATCAGGTTTTGGAGACCTGCGTTCTACCAACTGAACTAACGACGCATTTAAATGATTATAAGCGCCTTTGTGACCAATAAGTTGATTAATTTACAACTTTATCGATCAAAGCGTTGTTTTACGCGAGTAGCTTTTCCTACTCTATCTCTTAGATAGAATAATTTAGCTCTTCTTACTTTACCTCTGCGTTCAACTTTTAGAGAGGCAACTTGTGGACTATGTAGCATAAATACTCTTTCAACACCTATACCCTGGAAAATTCTCCTAACTGTAATAGTCTGGTTAATACCTCCATGCCTTTTTGCTATTACAACACCTTCATAAGGTTGAACTCTTTCTTTATTACCTTCTGTAATTTTCACACCAACTTTAACAGTGTCCCCAACATAAATTTCAGGTAATTCTTTTTTTAATTGTGCATTCTCAAATTCCTCAATAATGGTTGAGGCGGTTAAAGGGTTTTTAGTTTCAGAAACCAATTCTTTTTCTTTTTCTTTAACTGCCACATCCTTTGATTCGTCAGCTTTAAAACCGGTTTCTAATTCATTTCCTTGTGTCTCTTTTGCCATTTTGGTCTTTTTTATCCTACAAGACCTATATCTTAACCTTTTGACTCGCCTTTAGTAACCTTTTTGGTAAATGAAATTGTTTTTGAAAACATTTGGAAACCTGTTATTAGCATCCATAAGACTCCAAGGGAATTCAATAATACATATATTAATTCTCCATTTTCTCCAAGCCATTCGCCTTCATGGA
This window of the Prochlorococcus sp. MIT 1314 genome carries:
- the rplS gene encoding 50S ribosomal protein L19 yields the protein MAKETQGNELETGFKADESKDVAVKEKEKELVSETKNPLTASTIIEEFENAQLKKELPEIYVGDTVKVGVKITEGNKERVQPYEGVVIAKRHGGINQTITVRRIFQGIGVERVFMLHSPQVASLKVERRGKVRRAKLFYLRDRVGKATRVKQRFDR
- a CDS encoding PepSY domain-containing protein is translated as MKFLSNSRKFHKALAPWVFLPLFISSITGLFYRISKDLLGYSRDQVHWLMSLHEGEWLGENGELIYVLLNSLGVLWMLITGFQMFSKTISFTKKVTKGESKG